The region AGGCAGTCACTTAAGCTACAGGGAGGTCCAGGTGTCGCGGTGGAGAAGTTTCACCGCTGACCGGAAGATGCAATGGGGCCATTAATTCTATTGGTGATCGTGCCGATCAGGCCATTTGGCGACAGCAGAAAACTTCCGTGGGAGTTTGTGCCACAGCGACCCGACCGGCACCATCGCAGTTTAATTTATAACCCCCACCAATGTGACGAAATGACCCAACGGCAGAGACGCCCCGGTGGACATGTCCCTGCCACAGCAACCCAGTCTGAAATAAaaacactttatattacattcaGTCTTCAAAACGCTCTCTTCCTGCTGTCCCCAAAGTGTTTCCGTCACCGGCAGAGCCATAAATGacatcacaggaggtgacagcagagagacgcagaacatggcggcacacagagtgAAACCATGATGGCCATCACTTGGGAGGATCTAGCTGGATTATATTCGTTATTTTTATATTTAGGCCCTTCTACAAATATGTGCTCCCTGGGGGATATAGCTGCTGGCTCGGGGCTCGCTACCAATAACAAAGTCTGCTTTACGGGCTAGTCTTCCTGGGACTATGGCCAACTGACATCAGGCAAACATCTGGAACCATGGTGAACTTTAGAACTTGTCACCATGTCGGTCGCTGGTCATGTCTAGTGGAGGAACGTTCGCTGGTCATGTCTGGTGGAGGAACGTTCGCTGGTCATGTCTGGTGGAGGAACATTCGCTGGTCATGTCTGGTGGAGGAACATTCGCTGGTCATGTCTGGTGGAGGAACGTTCGCTGGTCATGTCTGGTGGAGGTAAAGTCTACTAGTCATGTCTGATGTCAGAACGTTCACTGGTTATAACCAGGGGACTCTACCTCCACTAGACATGCCTGGTAGAGGTAGAGTTCCCTGGTCATGTCTGGTGGAGGTAGAGTCCCCTGGCCCGAGGGATACAGCTGTGGTCACAGTAGGAGAAGACCTCTACCACTGCTGCTGCTACTACTGTAAGGGGCACACCAAATGGGAATTTTCTGCCCGGTTCACGAATGGCCACACTAGCCAAACACTGGATGTTGTGGTTTGGAGTAAGGGTTGTCTTGGGTTCCAGATAAAAGACGCCAGCCCCACCAAGCCGACGAAACGCTGGGGCTTTGGAAAAGAAAACAGATTCCCTTTTTCCCCCTGACATCTCTGTAAAGGGGAGTGTTCCGTCTACATGTAACCTGCCCTGTCCTTGTGTGAGAGCCAATACACCATAAAGGAGAGGGGGGATTTGCCTGGTCAAACTCTTGTTTGAACACACGTGACGTCAGACAGCCAGAAGGAAATCAGACCTCATCCAAATCTCAGCTCCTCGTGCttacaaataaaaatcaaatataCTTACAGGTTAAAAAGGCCCTGTGTGTATAACAAGagcttgcacaggcaaagccccctctctcctcctccccttatctttattggttctctgatacgGACAGGGTGGGATGGGGGTAAAGAAAACAACAGGTAGACACAATCCCCCATCCAGAGGTAATTAATGTCCCCCTCAAAAATGTGACAGCAGACAGCTCTGCCAATAACACCGTTTTAGGTGTTTAGGGAAGCCAGTTAAAATGATTAACAAAAAGTTATTCCCTTCAGCCCTTCGACATAGCACCCTTGCCAAGTATTCCAAATGTATCACGTACACGCTTGCAAATGCTTCTTGAAGGCCTTGAAATTCCCCAGCTGCTCCAAGAACTCGTGGCTGATCTTTCTCAGGTTAGAACCACAATGCTTGGCCAGGAACCAGCCAAAATAGAAAGGGATGAGCTCCTTCTCCAGGGTGGGCCTCAGGTTCTTCAGCTCCTCGAGGGACAGCTTCCACTGGTTCCGGTCCTTCAGCTGCGCACAGTCCAACCTCCACGGAGTCTTGGGTTCCAGCACGACCACGGTGAACCGGTACTTATTGGCCACATCGAACAGCTGCTCCAGGCGGTCGCGGTCATGGTGAGTGTCGTCAAGGATGATCAAGCTGGCTTCACGCCTCTCACAGCAAGTGTTGAGTTCTTCATTCATCTTGGTGTACTCATCCCCAGAGGAGGTTCTCACGGCTGGTTTGATGTTGTACCCGTCGGCGGAGATGAGACGGGCAGTGTCCTTATACTTCGTCTCTATCTCTTTGGCCAGGGTGGTCTTCCCGCTGCCTGGCAGACCCCTCAGGAGCACCATGATCTTGGATTCTCGAACGGTGGTGACGGTGTGGTCGTCTACCAGCAAGGGGGGCTTCTGGCCCTCCGGGTGGTCTCTGGAGGCTTGTGAAGACATCCTGCGGCAGAAACTCTTGGCAAGCACTGGGTAAGTCCTCTTGAAAGTGGCACCAACCTACAGGAACAAAGAGGTAACGTGTAAACATGAGTCAAGAACTACAGTATATCTTCGCTCTTCATAAAGAAGGCTTTTCTAATCTACTGATCACTAGTCTAGTGTCAGATTTGGGATCTCAGCTCAACGGGAGTGGAGGTCACCGATCGCCCCTAGAAAAATGGTGTCAGGGAAATGTCGCAGGGCGTCCAGAGGTTATTCACATAATGACCTTTCCCCAACGTCATtacagggtcagtccctcccaagACAAAAGTGAGCTACAGACAGTGGTAAGTTTAAGAAGTTAAACGTATGACTttgtaaacaaacaaacaaaaatgacgTTTTACTATTCTTTAAAGAACGTTAAATGTGGTTTTAACGGTTTCCATGGAAAAACGAGAGCTTTGGAGAGTTTGTACCCCATTTATCTGATGTCTTTAGGTAAAGGGGTGTTTGCCCGGTCCTGAAAGCCCCAGGTACATTGTTACGTCTCGCGCTGCTTTTTGGTTTGGCAGGTGATGGAGAAGAAGTTGGAATCCAAGATCTGTGACTCACTAGTCACACGATAGAAATGCAACAGTTGTTTTATGGGGGAGGCCGCTTGCGCTgataagtacagctcaaccccgttatagcgcgatccgctacaacgcgaatccgcttataacgcgacgcaagggtggctcccaattttcatatttatgaatactttacaacacgattattggtgtcctaaatactttgttgtacaatgcatacaatggtacattatttctaacgcgatccgcttatagcgcgatgtgattctttggaccccaagcacagcgttatacgggggttgagctgtatgtttaTTTACTCCTCGATAAACTGCTTGAGCGCGCGAAATGCGTAGGTTTTGTGCCTTCATTTTTAACCATGGGTTAGCAAAATACACACAGGCACCTCCATTTTTTGCTCAGTAGTGCACGGCGTGTTTGCATCACTCTCTCTCTACGCTGAGAAGTAGTTTCATTTTTGATGGTTCTGACCCGGTAATTTGAGTCGCCCTCCAAGCAAAACATGTGCACCCACAAACAGGATGTCAAACTCATTTCAAAATCCACCTGTGATCGCTAATCAGCCGTGTGTAACCAGGCCAGCGGAACGAGAGATAAGTGAAAATGAAACAGCTAAAcatggggtgtgtgtatgtatacaaaataaacagatccccaacaagctctgagaaaccccaaccattaccacatacagctcaacccccttataacgctgtgcttggggtccagagAATCACACCGCGCTAgaagtggatcgcgttagaaataatgtacaattgcacgcattgtacaacaaagtatttaagataccaacaaTCGTGtgataaagtattcataaatacgaaaattgggagccacgcgtgcaccgcgctataagcggatccgcgctgtaacggatcgcgctataacagggttgagctgtaaaatacatatgcatataagtgtcaaaaagagtgctagtgagcgtggctaaatgtatacaacaaaaatgcccaaagctacttccaacgTGACAAagatacacagtgcaatacctatatattctcttgtaaaaagggtcatttagtttaaccctttggccaaagcgtcttaagcctgctgccaattgcaaggcatgaccgtagcaggtcctagcactacctgagttaaaattcttatttacctgtataattacaggaagagtTTAactcagggagagggggggggggagattccagtccctcaacggccaccaacaggatttgcaggatatccctgtttcagcacaaggggtgcagtcaaagactgagctgaagcagggatttcctgaaaacctgacctgttggtggctcttgagggactggagttgcccccaaCCCCCGAGTTAAACtcttaggggggaggagggggagtccCTGCATCAGCTGGTACAAGTCGGGCGCTTCGAGGTTTcgcgccccgccccccccagaCGAGAGGGGTGGTAGCGAGCgaggtggcaaaaaaaaaaaaacgtccaTTGTTCAGTCCAGTgacgcacacaaaaaaaaacctcgAAACAAGAGAGCCGGGCACGAGTCTGCCCAGGGACAATCCATGCCATTCACCGCATCCCACGGCCGTCTCTATCCAACCCGACACAGGCTGCCGATTGTCAACGGAGTTAACACTTGCAGCGCCGCAGGGCAAGAGAGAAGatgtcaaaacacacacacacacacacaatatatatacaggggCTAATGCAGtaagggaacacacacacacacacaatatatatatatatatacaggggctAATGCAGTAAGGGAACGCACACATGCTTGGGGTTAGATATAAGGCTATATCCTAATTAGGAAAGGAGGGGGTCTG is a window of Ascaphus truei isolate aAscTru1 chromosome 23, aAscTru1.hap1, whole genome shotgun sequence DNA encoding:
- the CNP gene encoding 2',3'-cyclic-nucleotide 3'-phosphodiesterase — translated: MSSQASRDHPEGQKPPLLVDDHTVTTVRESKIMVLLRGLPGSGKTTLAKEIETKYKDTARLISADGYNIKPAVRTSSGDEYTKMNEELNTCCERREASLIILDDTHHDRDRLEQLFDVANKYRFTVVVLEPKTPWRLDCAQLKDRNQWKLSLEELKNLRPTLEKELIPFYFGWFLAKHCGSNLRKISHEFLEQLGNFKAFKKHLQAFGSEDKHKLDLLRYFGTTPNILHCTTKFCDYGKVPGAEEYAQLEAVKKCYSRAFTLHITALFVTPRTTGARVELTDEQLLLWPPDAEKEVMPNDHFPRGSRAHITLGTAADVQDVQTGVDLLEFVKLGQEGESMGEMSGGKLAYYGNGMWMVALSRKVEVKAIFSGYYGKAGVNGSRRGGKRGFLPQCQIV